From one Mycolicibacterium sp. HK-90 genomic stretch:
- a CDS encoding TetR/AcrR family transcriptional regulator, protein MDDIAERAGVTKGLLFYYFGSKRQCYLAVIEDFHRQLLDHARMNDDVPPRELMSAMLDRYLDFAVSSEAAYRLIMSGGLGVDPEVRAFVADHRAQYRALFTQMVLPGQSEPPAMRVALEGFLSFMEGATLDWLTHRKISREALHRLIMSLSAAVPMAAVAADPTLEPQPVGEAMPQI, encoded by the coding sequence ATGGATGACATCGCTGAGCGCGCGGGGGTCACCAAGGGATTGCTGTTCTACTACTTCGGTTCCAAGCGGCAGTGCTACCTGGCGGTCATCGAGGACTTCCATCGGCAACTGCTCGACCACGCGCGGATGAACGATGACGTCCCGCCTCGTGAGCTGATGTCCGCCATGCTCGACCGGTATCTGGATTTCGCCGTGAGCTCGGAGGCGGCTTACCGCCTGATCATGAGTGGCGGTCTCGGTGTCGACCCGGAGGTGCGTGCGTTCGTCGCTGACCACCGCGCCCAGTATCGGGCGCTGTTCACCCAGATGGTGTTGCCGGGTCAGTCTGAGCCCCCGGCCATGCGGGTTGCACTCGAAGGGTTCCTGAGTTTCATGGAGGGTGCCACGCTGGACTGGCTGACTCACCGCAAGATCAGCCGAGAAGCGCTGCACCGCTTGATCATGTCGCTGTCCGCAGCCGTTCCGATGGCGGCCGTGGCAGCAGACCCGACTCTGGAACCTCAGCCCGTCGGCGAGGCGATGCCACAGATCTGA